The nucleotide window GGAAGGAAGCGAATCGGTGATGAAGCAAGATTGGTGCGTTCATAGCCCGATAAAGGGAGATTTCCCAAATTCCGAGCGGCTTGATAAACAGCATTCTTAAGTGCCTTGGCCGAAGCAGGATTGTCTTTGGCAATCCAACGGATCGCTTCGAGGAATTCCTCACGAGACTGTGGAGAAAGAATTGCTGGTTTCATCAGGAACGAGACGCTTCTTCGATAATCCTGTCCGCTTCGATTATGACATGTTCAAGGGTGTACCCACCATCCCTTTCAGTCTCTTTCCGGGCTGCATCCAGCATGGAGTTGAACAGGGCACGGCGTTCCTCTCCCTCCTGGAGCAGGCGCAGGGCGCTTTGGATGACATCGCTCACGTCGCTGTAGCGACCGCTTTCCACACAACCGTGGGTAAAGCTTTCAAGTTCCGGGGTAAGGTGAACGTTGGTAACCATGGCGCAATCCTCAATTGTCAATACCTGATGCAACGTAACCCATGGTGACCTGGTTGGCAAGCTTCCAAGCTTGATATGTGAGAAGAATACAATATTTAATAAAATCCGACCCTGATGAATAGCTCAAGGTTGGTCGATGCATTGAGCAAGACCAGGAAGATGACGCAAAAAATGAGTGAATCCTGGAATCCAGAGGTGTACCATGCCTGGTTCTGGTGAAAATCGTGAGC belongs to Magnetococcales bacterium and includes:
- a CDS encoding type II toxin-antitoxin system RelE/ParE family toxin — encoded protein: MKPAILSPQSREEFLEAIRWIAKDNPASAKALKNAVYQAARNLGNLPLSGYERTNLASSPIRFLPLTGFPYIIVYDAALKPPVILRFLHAARDLPEIMSSASFVRLSKF
- a CDS encoding type II toxin-antitoxin system ParD family antitoxin yields the protein MVTNVHLTPELESFTHGCVESGRYSDVSDVIQSALRLLQEGEERRALFNSMLDAARKETERDGGYTLEHVIIEADRIIEEASRS